TTTTAAACTTTTTGTATCCACTTCGACAGGAACATATCACGTAGCTAGTTTGGTTGGAACTGCAACGATGACATTCTTTGGAGATTCTCTTTTTGCAAGTGCTAAACGTTGGAAAAGTGTAGGAGATACAGAACTTCAAAGACACTACATGCTGCCTGTCAATGAGCAAAAGCGTCAAGAAATTTTTGAAGAGGTGAAAAAAGAGCTAGTCTCTTTTTAGCTCTTTGTTTAATTCATAAAGTTTGATGTACTTATAAAAGTTTGTTGCCATATGTGAAAAAGCAATAATAAGTCCTGCATAACCATCTAAAAAGCCTCGTTTTAAAATATATGTTTTAAAAAATGAAAAATTTCCATTTAAAAAGGCTTTTAATGGAGAGGATGATTTTTTCCCAACATTATCTTGAGCATAGATAGTCGAATATTTGTCAAGCTTAACTATAAAATCTGAAATTGTAGTATATGGATAATGTTTTACCATTCCTTGAATTGATAATACATGCAAATTGTCAGAAATGATTTTTTCGTGTACTTTTTTATCAGTAAATTTTGTTTTATTTTTGTTGAAAAGTCTAATAATTATATCATTTCCCCAGCAATGTTTTATCTGGCTTTGTTTATAGTAGTTAGTCCGTAAAATAGTATAAACACTGTTTTCATCAAGAGTTATATCAGAAAGAGCTTTGATAAATTCGGGAGATAAGACTTCATCCGTATCAAGTGACAAAACCCAATCATTAGTAGCATATGACACAGCAAGATTTTTACTTGGACCAAATCCAAGAAATTCACCTGAAAAAAGTTTTACATTGGGATAAGAACTTGCTATTTGTTTTGTATTGTCTATGGAGTTGTTTTCATAGATAATTACTTCTTCAAAATCTTTTAGACTATCTAAACATAACGAGAGAGTTTTTTCAGCATTACTGGCAATTAGAGCAACGGAAATATTTTTAATCAACAACAGGTTTTCCTTTAAGTCTTTTCTTCATATTTTTAAAGTTTTTAAGCTTTTGTGAGAAGTATAAAGCTTTTTCAATACTGTCTTGGACATTGAGGTCTGAAATATTTGCATACTCTTGAATCATAATAGTAAGGTCATCATCTTTTGCCCATAGTTTGTCGAAATTTTGTAGACACTCTTTTATAGATAACGGATGAAATTCCATTCTATTGATGTCAACTACTTTGAAAGTATAATCGTTATTCTCTTTTTTAATTAAAATATTTCCCGGAGAATAGTCTTTATGCAAAATCTGATGTTGATGAAGTTGATAAGTAAAACGGGCAAAAGCACGAAAAATATTCTCTCTATCTGAAAAGTTTTTGTCAAGAAGAGGTTCTCGAATAGTAAAATCATAATCAAACTTTTCACTTATAAAGTAGCTTTCATTTAAAAGAAAATTTTCGTAAAATTCTATATAGCCGATAGGTTTTGGCGTAAAATCACCAATTTTAAGAGAATATTCGTAAGATTTTTTTGCTTTAGAATCACGGAAAAATGTATAGGCAATTTTATTTATGATGTTTGGAACTTTAAAAGACTTTACAACAGTATCAAGATCTTTAAAAGGAATGATCTTAAGCTCATTTCTGGCCTTATGAATATAATTGTTTTTTGTATTGAAATATTCTTTTATATTTAGCAGAAAATCTTTAAAGTTATTAAAATCTTTATTTATATCATATTTGTAATTCATTAGTACCTATTAAATAGTTGTTTTATATCTTTTTTGTTAGAATAATAGACTAAAAGTATTATAACGAAAATAACTTATATAACGGAAATAATGGTCACTGTATGCGCATAGAATTTGGTCGAAAAATAGAAAAATTTGTTAAAAGTAAATTTTATCGTCTTTTTATCAATAAAGATGATTTTACAATTATTGCCAATAACTGTTGGGGAACGTTTATTTATAAAAAATTCGGTATCTCCTATAAGACACCATTTGTAAATTTAATGTTATTTGCACCGGATTACATCAATTTTTTAGAAAATTTTTCATTTGATGTTTTGGAAAAACTCGAGTTTATTGATCAAAAAGATTCAAAACATGCAGATGAACTACAAAGATTAGGAATTTTTAATGGTGACTATCCTGTAGGTTTATTGGATGGACAATATGAACTGCATTTCTTACATTATAGGTCTGAAGCAGATGCTCGTGATAAATGGTTTAGACGTTTAAAGCGTATTAATAAAAACAGAGTCATTTTTAAATTTAGTGATGGTGATAAGTTTGAAGATTCTATGGTAGAGCGTTTTGAAGCCCTTCCTTTTAAAAATAAAGTATTATTTACAGCTAAAGAATATCCTAATACCGAGTCTGTTGTTACACTACAAAAATTTAAAGGAAAATCCAGAGTTCATGATGAATGGAAAAATGCTTCAAAAGAATTTAATGTTG
This region of Sulfurimonas sp. C5 genomic DNA includes:
- a CDS encoding glycosyltransferase family 2 protein, whose amino-acid sequence is MLIKNISVALIASNAEKTLSLCLDSLKDFEEVIIYENNSIDNTKQIASSYPNVKLFSGEFLGFGPSKNLAVSYATNDWVLSLDTDEVLSPEFIKALSDITLDENSVYTILRTNYYKQSQIKHCWGNDIIIRLFNKNKTKFTDKKVHEKIISDNLHVLSIQGMVKHYPYTTISDFIVKLDKYSTIYAQDNVGKKSSSPLKAFLNGNFSFFKTYILKRGFLDGYAGLIIAFSHMATNFYKYIKLYELNKELKRD
- a CDS encoding lipopolysaccharide kinase InaA family protein gives rise to the protein MNYKYDINKDFNNFKDFLLNIKEYFNTKNNYIHKARNELKIIPFKDLDTVVKSFKVPNIINKIAYTFFRDSKAKKSYEYSLKIGDFTPKPIGYIEFYENFLLNESYFISEKFDYDFTIREPLLDKNFSDRENIFRAFARFTYQLHQHQILHKDYSPGNILIKKENNDYTFKVVDINRMEFHPLSIKECLQNFDKLWAKDDDLTIMIQEYANISDLNVQDSIEKALYFSQKLKNFKNMKKRLKGKPVVD
- a CDS encoding DUF1919 domain-containing protein, giving the protein MRIEFGRKIEKFVKSKFYRLFINKDDFTIIANNCWGTFIYKKFGISYKTPFVNLMLFAPDYINFLENFSFDVLEKLEFIDQKDSKHADELQRLGIFNGDYPVGLLDGQYELHFLHYRSEADARDKWFRRLKRINKNRVIFKFSDGDKFEDSMVERFEALPFKNKVLFTAKEYPNTESVVTLQKFKGKSRVHDEWKNASKEFNVVKFINNMQENENIK